One Mycolicibacterium fallax genomic window, CTGGACGAGCAATTCACCGCGATGCGCGCCGAATACCTGCGGGCGCACCTGCGCGCGTTGGCGTGCGCCGGACGCAAGTTCGCCGGGGAGCAGGTCGGCTTCGTCGAGGAGGTCCGCGACTACTTCGACGTCACCATCACCAAGGGCGACCCGGAGACCTACCGTCAGGCGCACCGATCGCTGGAGGAGGCGCTCGGTGGCAGCGGACCGCTGACCGAGCGGATCGCGGCCTACCGGGCCGGCGAGGAGATCGCGCCGCAGCGACTCGGTGAGGCCATCGACGCGTTCTCCAGCGCGCTGCGCGACCGGGTCCGGGCCAGCTACCCGCTGCCCGACACCGAGACCGTCGAGTACGAGATCGTCACCGACAAGCCGTGGTCGGGGTTCAACTACTACCGCGGCAACTACACCTCGACGGTCGCGGTCAACGCCGACCTCAAGCAGCAGATGTCGAACCTGCCGCGGCTGGTGGCGCACGAGTCCTATCCGGGCCACCACACCGAGCACTGCCGCAAGGAAGCCGGCTTGGTCGCCGGGCTGGGGCAGGCCGAGCAGACCATCTTCTTGGTCAACACCCCGCAGTGCCTGATGGCCGAGGGGCTGGCCGACCTCGCGCTGTACGCCGCGGTCGGCCCGGAATGGGGCGGCTGGGCCGCCGAGATCTACGCCGACCTCGGGCTGCGGTTCGACGGGCAGCGGGCGCAGGCGGTGTCCGCGGCGATGGCCGGGCTGGCCGACGTCCGTCAGGACGCCGCGCTGATGCTGCACGACGAGCACCGCGACCCCGACGACGTCGTCGCCTACCTGCGGCGCTGGCTGCTGGTCGACGAGACCCGCGCCCGGCACATGCTGAGGTTCCTGTCCTCGCCGCTGTGGCGGGCCTACACCTCCACCTACGTGGAGGGCTACCGGCTGCTGCGCGGCTGGCTGGACGACCGCCCCGCCGGGATGGACCTCGCCGAACGCTTCCGGGTGCTGCTCGACGAGCCGCTGATCCCCTCCACCCTGCCGCGGTAATTCCCGCCGCCCGCCGCGCGCCCGCCGCGCCCCCGCCGCGCGCCCCGCCCGGCGCCCGTCGCGCACCCGCAGCGCCGCCAGCCCCATCACCGCCCAGCGCTCACCGGTGTACGCCGCCCTCGGCGTGTCCGGTACCGCGATGAGCGCTGGGCGCCGACGTCCCCGCCCAGCGCTCACCCGTGTACGCCGTCGTCGGCGTGTCCGGTACCAGGTTGAGCGCTGGGCGCAGGGGGAGCGCGGGGAAGGGCGCAAGGGGAGCGCGGGGAAGTGCGCGGCGGGACGCCGGGCGCGGGGGGAGCGCCGGGGACGCCGGGCGGGGGAGCGCGGGGAACTACCGCGAGGTGGCACCGGGGGCCCACCGGATGAGGTTCGGCTACTACCCTTGAGCCCATGACTGCTGACTCGACCGTCTCGACCCAGGGCGCCGATTACGCCGCGACCGCCAGCACGGCCTACCAGAACATCCTGCAGGTCATCGAGACCGTCGAGCCCCGCATCGCCGCGGCCACCCGCAAGGAGCTCGCCGATCAGCGTGAGTCGCTCAAGCTGATCGCCAGCGAGAACTACGCCTCGCCGGCCGTGCTGCTGACCATGGGCACCTGGTTCTCCGACAAGTACGCCGAGGGCACCGTCGGGCACCGGTTCTACGCCGCCTGCCAGAACGTCGACACCGTCGAGGCGCTGGCCGCCGAGCACGCCCGCGAGCTCTTCGGCGCGCCGTACGCCTACGCCCAGCCGCACTCGGGCATCGACGCCAACCTGGTGGCCTACTGGGCGATCCTGGCCACCCGGGTGGAGACCCCGGGCCTGGCCGAGCTCGGCGCCAAGCACGTCAACGACCTGTCCGAGGCGGACTGGGAGAAGCTGCGCGCCAAGCTCGGCAACCAGCGCCTGATGGGGATGTCGCTGGACACCGGCGGTCACCTGACCCACGGTTTCCGGCCCAACATCTCCGGCAAGATGTTCCACCAGCGCAGCTACGGCACCGATCCGGTGACCGGCCTGATCGACTACGACGCGCTGGCCGCCGCGGCCCGCGAGTTCAAGCCGCTGGTGCTGGTCGCCGGCTACTCGGCCTACCCGCGCCGGGTCAACTTCGCCAAGATGCGCGAGATCGCCGACGAGGTCGGCGCCACCCTGATGGTCGACATGGCGCACTTCGCCGGCCTGGTGGCCGGCAAGGTGTTCACCGGTGACGAGGATCCGGTGCCGCACGCGCACGTCACCACCACGACGACGCACAAGTCGCTGCGCGGCCCGCGCGGCGGCCTGGTGCTGGCCACCGAGGAGTACGCGCCGGCCGTCGACAAGGGCTGCCCGATGGTGCTCGGCGGCCCGCTGAGCCACGTGATGGCGGCCAAGGCCGTCGCGTTGGCCGAGGCCCGCCGACCGGAGTTCCGCAGCTACGCCCAGGCCGTCGCCGACAACGCCAAGTCGCTGGCCGACGGGTTCCTCTCCCGCGGCGGGAACCTGGTCACCGGCGGCACCGACAACCACCTGGTGCTGCTGGATGTCACGTCGTTCGGGCTGACCGGCCGACAGGCGGAATCCGCGTTGCTCGACGCCGGCATCGTCACCAACCGCAACGCCGTTCCGGCCGACGCCAACGGCGCCTGGTACACCTCCGGCATCCGGTTCGGCACCCCGGCGCTGACCACCCGCGGCTTCGGCGCCGACGACTTCGACCGGGTGGCCGAACTCGTCGTCGAGGTGCTCAGCAACACCACCGCCGACGGTTCGTCGAAGGCCAAATACACCGTGGCCGACGGCGTCGCCGACCGGGTTCGGGCCGCCAGCGGCGAGCTGCTGGACGCCAACCCGCTGTATCCCGGCCTGGTGCTCTGACCCGTCCGCGCCACGATCGTCGCAGTTCACAGGTGGTGCGGAGGGCCTTTGGTCGGCTCGCCTGGGGCGAAAGTCACAAATTGGCGCGAGCGGCCGAGTCGATTTCCGGAAACGTGTGAACTCGGGTTACATTTACTTCCATGGCCGTTTTCCCGGAACCGAACACGCTGACCCTTGAGCTCGAGCCGGTGGTCGCTGAAAACATGCAGCGGCACCTCGGCACCGAGGAGATCTGGTTCGCCCACGACTACGTGCCCTTCGACGAGGGCCGCAACTTCGCCATGCTCGACGGCGTGGACTGGGAGCCGTCTCAGCAGACGCTGCCGCAGCACGTCGTCGACGCCCTTGAGATCCTGCTGATCGACAAGGACAACATGCATGGCGTGCACCGCGAGCTCGTCGAGCACTTCATCCTGCGGGACCAGTGGGGCCGCTTCATCGGCCGCTGGACCGCCGAGGAGCACCTGCACGCCATCGTGCTGCGCAACTACCTGATGGTCACCCGCAACTGCGACGCGAACGCCAATGAGGACGTCCGCATCGACCACGTGATGAACACCGGCTACCGCGCCGATCAGTACAGTCAGGTCGAGACCCTGGTGTTCATGACCTTCTACGAGCGCTCGCGTGCCCGGTTCTGCCGCAACCTCGCCGCCCAGATCGACGAGCCGACGCTCAAGTCGCTGATCGAGCGGATCGCCGCCGACGAGGATCGCCACGAGCTGTTCTTCGCCAACCTGGTGACGCACCTGCTGGGCACCGCGCGCGAGGAGACCGTCGCCGCGATCGCCGCCCGGGCCCGCGAGCTCGAGGTCGTCGGCGCCGACATCAAGGCCTACGGCGACAAGCGCGACAATGTCGCGGCCGCCGGCATTTTCAACGCCGAGATCCTGCGCCAGATCATCGCGGAGCGCATCGAGGCCTGGGGCCTGGCCGAAGAGCCCGCGCTCAAGGAATTCATCTAGCTTCTGGCGGCGGCGCGCCTGCCGAGCAACGGGGACGCTACGGGAGTAGCGTCCCTGTTGATGGCTAGCGACCTGCTCTGCTGTCCGGGCGGCACTCCCCGTTACGACGGAAGGACCGGCCCCGGTCCGGTTTGCCGCTGCGCCCGCCGAATTGCCTTCGCGGGGCCGCGGGGGTCGAGGAGCGCCACGTGACTGATTCACCGGTTTCTCGGGACAACATCCGGACCTACGTGCTTGACACGTCGGTACTGCTGTCCGATCCGTGGGCATTGATGCGGTTCGCCGAACACGAAGTTGTCGTTCCTCTCGTCGTCATCAGTGAGCTGGAGGCAAAGCGGCACCATCACGAACTGGGCTGGTTCGCCCGGGAGGCGCTGCGGCTGTTCGACGACCTGCGCCTGGAGCACGGCCGGCTGGATCAGCCGATTCCCGTTGGGGCAGAAGGCGGGACGCTGCACGTCGAGCTCAACCACAGCGATCCCAGTGTGCTGCCGGCCGGGTTCCGCAGCGACAGCAACGACTCGCGCATCCTGACCTGCGCGGCCAACCTGGCCGCCGAGGGCAAGCGAGTCACCCTGGTGAGCAAGGACATTCCGCTTCGGGTGAAGGCGGGTGCGGTCGGCCTGCCGGCCGACGAGTACCGCGCGCAGGACGTGGTGCCCTCGGGATGGACCGGGATGACCGAGCTCGACGTCGAGCCCGAGGACATCGACCAGATCTTCGCCGACGGCGACATCGAACTCGCCGAGGCCCGGGATCTCCCGTGCCACACCGGGATTCGGCTGCTCGGTGGTAGTTCGCATGCGCTTGGCCGGGTCAACGCCGACAAGCGGGTGCAGCTGGTGCGCGGGGACCGGGAGGTGTTCGGGCTGCGTGGCCGTTCGGCCGAGCAGCGCATCGCGCTGGACCTGCTGCTCGACGAGTCCGTCGGCATCGTCTCGCTGGGCGGCAAGGCCGGCACCGGCAAGTCGGCACTGGCATTGTGCGCGGGCCTGGAGGCGGTGCTGGAGCGCCGGACGCAGCGCAAGGTGGTGGTGTTCCGCCCGCTGTACGCCGTCGGCGGCCAGGAGCTGGGCTACCTGCCGGGCAGCGAAAGCGAAAAGATGGGGCCGTGGGCGCAGGCCGTCTTCGACACGCTGGAGGGGCTGGCCAGTCCGGCCGTGCTGGACGAGGTGGCCTCCCGCGGCATGCTCGAGGTGCTGCCGCTGACCCACATCCGGGGCCGATCGCTGCACGACTCGTTCGTCATCGTCGACGAGGCGCAGTCCCTGGAGCGCAACGTGCTGCTGACCGTGCTGTCCCGGCTGGGCACGGGCTCGCGGGTGGTGCTCACCCACGACGTCGCCCAGCGCGACAACCTGCGGGTGGGCCGGCACGACGGGGTGGCCGCGGTGATCGAGAAGCTG contains:
- a CDS encoding glycine hydroxymethyltransferase, with product MTADSTVSTQGADYAATASTAYQNILQVIETVEPRIAAATRKELADQRESLKLIASENYASPAVLLTMGTWFSDKYAEGTVGHRFYAACQNVDTVEALAAEHARELFGAPYAYAQPHSGIDANLVAYWAILATRVETPGLAELGAKHVNDLSEADWEKLRAKLGNQRLMGMSLDTGGHLTHGFRPNISGKMFHQRSYGTDPVTGLIDYDALAAAAREFKPLVLVAGYSAYPRRVNFAKMREIADEVGATLMVDMAHFAGLVAGKVFTGDEDPVPHAHVTTTTTHKSLRGPRGGLVLATEEYAPAVDKGCPMVLGGPLSHVMAAKAVALAEARRPEFRSYAQAVADNAKSLADGFLSRGGNLVTGGTDNHLVLLDVTSFGLTGRQAESALLDAGIVTNRNAVPADANGAWYTSGIRFGTPALTTRGFGADDFDRVAELVVEVLSNTTADGSSKAKYTVADGVADRVRAASGELLDANPLYPGLVL
- a CDS encoding PhoH family protein, with the translated sequence MTDSPVSRDNIRTYVLDTSVLLSDPWALMRFAEHEVVVPLVVISELEAKRHHHELGWFAREALRLFDDLRLEHGRLDQPIPVGAEGGTLHVELNHSDPSVLPAGFRSDSNDSRILTCAANLAAEGKRVTLVSKDIPLRVKAGAVGLPADEYRAQDVVPSGWTGMTELDVEPEDIDQIFADGDIELAEARDLPCHTGIRLLGGSSHALGRVNADKRVQLVRGDREVFGLRGRSAEQRIALDLLLDESVGIVSLGGKAGTGKSALALCAGLEAVLERRTQRKVVVFRPLYAVGGQELGYLPGSESEKMGPWAQAVFDTLEGLASPAVLDEVASRGMLEVLPLTHIRGRSLHDSFVIVDEAQSLERNVLLTVLSRLGTGSRVVLTHDVAQRDNLRVGRHDGVAAVIEKLKGHPLFAHITLLRSERSPIAALVTEMLEEISPNALP
- a CDS encoding acyl-ACP desaturase, which encodes MAVFPEPNTLTLELEPVVAENMQRHLGTEEIWFAHDYVPFDEGRNFAMLDGVDWEPSQQTLPQHVVDALEILLIDKDNMHGVHRELVEHFILRDQWGRFIGRWTAEEHLHAIVLRNYLMVTRNCDANANEDVRIDHVMNTGYRADQYSQVETLVFMTFYERSRARFCRNLAAQIDEPTLKSLIERIAADEDRHELFFANLVTHLLGTAREETVAAIAARARELEVVGADIKAYGDKRDNVAAAGIFNAEILRQIIAERIEAWGLAEEPALKEFI
- a CDS encoding DUF885 domain-containing protein, which encodes MSPEVLIREFLLLGLRFDRIEDGYVDSFTGDPALRRQVADEPDPVPTDLVKQARYLLDALPGVPLDEQFTAMRAEYLRAHLRALACAGRKFAGEQVGFVEEVRDYFDVTITKGDPETYRQAHRSLEEALGGSGPLTERIAAYRAGEEIAPQRLGEAIDAFSSALRDRVRASYPLPDTETVEYEIVTDKPWSGFNYYRGNYTSTVAVNADLKQQMSNLPRLVAHESYPGHHTEHCRKEAGLVAGLGQAEQTIFLVNTPQCLMAEGLADLALYAAVGPEWGGWAAEIYADLGLRFDGQRAQAVSAAMAGLADVRQDAALMLHDEHRDPDDVVAYLRRWLLVDETRARHMLRFLSSPLWRAYTSTYVEGYRLLRGWLDDRPAGMDLAERFRVLLDEPLIPSTLPR